One window of the Pseudomonas sp. S04 genome contains the following:
- a CDS encoding formimidoylglutamate deiminase, which produces MSAFFAERALLPNGWANNVRLEVGADGLLTHIQADASAQGAEQLSGPLLPGMPNLHSHAFQRAMAGLAEVAGNPNDSFWTWRDLMYRLVGKISPDQLGVIARQLYIEMLKCGYTSVAEFHYVHHDHNGQAYADPAELSLQISQAASAAGIGLTLLPVLYSHSGFGGQAPNDGQRRFINSTQNYLDLQARLQPIVAQQPAQRLGLCFHSLRAVTPQQISDVLAASDQQCPVHIHIAEQQKEVDDCLAWSGRRPLQWLYENTEVDQRWCLVHATHANPEEVSLMAKSRAIAGLCLTTEANLGDGIFPAVDFLAQGGRMGIGSDSHVSLSVVEELRWLEYGQRLRDQRRNRLYGAEQPMVGRTLYDAALDGGAQALGQPIGALEVGKRADWLVLDGNDPYLATASGDAILNRWLFAGGDRQVRDVLVNGKWVVRDGHHAGEEESNRAFTQVLRDLLG; this is translated from the coding sequence ATGTCCGCCTTCTTTGCCGAGCGCGCGCTACTGCCTAACGGATGGGCCAACAATGTACGTCTTGAGGTCGGCGCCGATGGCCTGCTGACCCACATCCAGGCCGATGCAAGCGCACAAGGCGCGGAGCAACTGAGTGGCCCGCTGCTGCCGGGCATGCCCAACCTGCACTCCCATGCGTTCCAGCGGGCGATGGCTGGGCTGGCAGAAGTAGCGGGCAATCCGAACGACAGTTTCTGGACCTGGCGCGACCTGATGTATCGCCTCGTCGGAAAAATCAGCCCCGATCAGTTGGGTGTGATTGCCCGCCAGCTGTACATCGAAATGCTCAAGTGCGGCTACACCTCGGTCGCCGAATTCCACTATGTGCACCACGATCACAATGGCCAGGCGTATGCCGACCCGGCCGAGCTGTCGCTGCAGATCAGCCAGGCCGCCAGCGCCGCCGGTATCGGCCTGACCCTGTTGCCGGTGCTGTACAGCCATTCCGGTTTTGGTGGCCAGGCGCCGAACGACGGCCAGCGCCGCTTTATCAACAGCACGCAAAACTACCTCGACCTGCAGGCTCGCTTGCAGCCGATCGTGGCGCAACAGCCGGCACAGCGCCTGGGTTTGTGTTTCCACTCGTTGCGTGCGGTGACACCACAGCAGATCAGCGACGTGCTGGCCGCCAGCGACCAGCAGTGCCCGGTACATATCCACATCGCCGAACAGCAGAAGGAAGTCGACGACTGCCTGGCCTGGAGCGGTCGCCGACCGCTGCAATGGCTGTATGAAAACACCGAGGTCGATCAGCGCTGGTGCCTGGTGCACGCGACCCATGCCAATCCGGAAGAAGTCAGTTTGATGGCGAAAAGCCGCGCCATCGCCGGCCTGTGCCTGACCACCGAAGCCAACCTGGGCGACGGAATTTTCCCGGCCGTGGACTTCCTCGCCCAGGGCGGACGCATGGGTATCGGTTCCGACAGCCATGTGTCGTTGAGTGTGGTCGAGGAATTACGCTGGCTGGAATACGGCCAGCGCCTGCGCGATCAACGCCGTAACCGCCTGTATGGCGCCGAGCAACCGATGGTCGGTCGCACCCTGTACGACGCCGCGCTCGATGGCGGCGCGCAGGCGCTGGGCCAACCGATTGGCGCCCTTGAGGTCGGCAAGCGCGCCGATTGGCTGGTGCTCGATGGCAATGATCCTTACCTGGCGACCGCCAGTGGCGACGCCATTCTCAACCGCTGGCTGTTTGCTGGCGGCGACCGTCAGGTCCGCGACGTGCTGGTCAACGGCAAGTGGGTGGTGCGTGACGGCCATCATGCTGGCGAAGAAGAGAGCAACCGGGCGTTTACCCAGGTGTTGCGCGACCTGCTGGGCTGA
- a CDS encoding DUF924 family protein: MTAPWLPLLQWWFGTADNPNEVAAQQGGLWFGKRDSQDREARERFADLVDQALAGGLTEWTQRPEGWLALVLLLDQLPRMIYRDTPAAFSGDLRAQQLVAQGIAADFDRQLPAIQRVFIYLVFEHCEHLAVQNEAISRFADLLAEQPQAQREVFADNLDYAERHQKIISRFGRFPHRNAILGRESTPEEVAFLREPGSRF, translated from the coding sequence ATGACCGCGCCTTGGTTGCCGTTGCTCCAATGGTGGTTCGGTACAGCCGACAACCCCAACGAAGTGGCGGCGCAACAGGGCGGTCTGTGGTTCGGCAAGCGTGACAGCCAGGACCGTGAGGCGCGTGAGCGTTTTGCGGACCTGGTGGACCAGGCACTGGCCGGCGGATTGACCGAGTGGACGCAACGTCCCGAAGGTTGGCTGGCCCTGGTGTTGTTGCTCGACCAATTGCCGCGCATGATCTATCGCGATACCCCCGCTGCATTTTCCGGTGACCTGCGTGCCCAGCAGCTTGTGGCGCAAGGCATAGCCGCGGATTTCGATCGGCAGTTGCCAGCGATCCAGCGCGTCTTTATCTACCTGGTGTTCGAGCACTGCGAGCATCTGGCGGTGCAGAACGAGGCGATTTCGCGTTTTGCCGACTTGCTGGCCGAGCAGCCCCAGGCACAGCGCGAGGTGTTTGCCGATAACCTCGATTACGCCGAACGGCATCAAAAGATCATCTCGCGGTTTGGCCGCTTTCCCCATCGCAATGCGATCCTGGGGCGTGAGAGTACGCCCGAAGAGGTCGCGTTTTTGCGTGAGCCGGGGTCGCGGTTCTAG
- the hutU gene encoding urocanate hydratase, whose product MTENKPTKYRDVEIRAARGNKLTAKSWLTEAPLRMLMNNLDPEVAENPKELVVYGGIGRAARNWECYDKIVESLTNLNDDETLLVQSGKPVGVFKTHANAPRVLIANSNLVPHWASWEHFNELDAKGLAMYGQMTAGSWIYIGSQGIVQGTYETFVEAGRQHYNADLKGRWVLTAGLGGMGGAQPLAATLAGACSLNIECQQVSIDFRLNSRYVDEQATDLDDALARIEKYTKEGKAISIALLGNAAEILPELVKRGVRPDMVTDQTSAHDPLNGYLPAGWTWEEYRARAKTEPAAVVKAAKQSMAVHVKAMLDFQKMGIPTFDYGNNIRQMAQEEGVENAFDFPGFVPAYIRPLFCRGIGPFRWAALSGNAQDIYKTDAKVKELIPDDAHLHNWLDMARERISFQGLPARICWVGLGLRAKLGLAFNEMVRSGELSAPIVIGRDHLDSGSVSSPNRETESMQDGSDAVSDWPLLNALLNTASGATWVSLHHGGGVGMGFSQHSGMVIVCDGTDEAAERIARVLHNDPATGVMRHADAGYQIAIDCAKEQGLNLPMITGQ is encoded by the coding sequence GTGACCGAGAATAAGCCTACGAAATACCGTGACGTTGAAATCCGCGCTGCCCGCGGTAACAAGCTGACCGCCAAGAGCTGGCTGACTGAAGCGCCGCTGCGCATGTTGATGAACAACCTCGACCCGGAAGTTGCCGAGAACCCTAAAGAACTGGTGGTTTACGGCGGTATCGGTCGCGCAGCGCGTAACTGGGAATGCTACGACAAGATCGTCGAAAGCCTGACCAACCTGAATGACGACGAGACCCTGCTGGTGCAATCCGGCAAGCCGGTCGGCGTATTCAAGACTCACGCCAACGCCCCGCGCGTACTGATCGCCAACTCCAACCTGGTGCCACACTGGGCCAGCTGGGAACACTTCAACGAACTGGATGCCAAGGGCCTGGCCATGTACGGCCAGATGACCGCCGGCAGCTGGATCTACATCGGCAGCCAGGGCATCGTCCAAGGCACCTACGAAACCTTCGTCGAAGCCGGCCGCCAACACTACAACGCTGACCTCAAAGGCCGTTGGGTGCTGACCGCAGGCCTGGGCGGCATGGGTGGCGCCCAGCCTCTGGCTGCAACCCTGGCTGGCGCTTGCTCGCTGAACATCGAATGCCAGCAAGTGAGCATCGACTTCCGCCTGAACAGCCGTTATGTCGATGAGCAAGCCACCGACCTCGACGACGCGCTGGCACGCATCGAAAAATACACCAAGGAAGGCAAGGCGATTTCCATCGCGCTGCTGGGCAACGCGGCAGAGATCCTGCCGGAACTGGTCAAGCGTGGCGTACGCCCGGACATGGTCACCGACCAGACCAGCGCCCACGACCCACTGAACGGCTACCTGCCGGCCGGCTGGACCTGGGAAGAGTACCGCGCCCGTGCCAAGACCGAGCCGGCTGCCGTGGTCAAAGCCGCCAAGCAATCGATGGCGGTGCACGTCAAGGCGATGCTCGACTTCCAGAAAATGGGGATTCCGACCTTCGACTACGGCAACAACATCCGTCAGATGGCGCAAGAAGAAGGCGTGGAAAACGCCTTCGACTTCCCAGGCTTCGTACCGGCCTACATCCGTCCGCTGTTCTGCCGTGGCATCGGCCCGTTCCGTTGGGCTGCACTGTCGGGCAACGCGCAAGACATCTACAAGACCGACGCCAAGGTCAAGGAACTGATCCCGGACGACGCGCACCTGCACAACTGGCTGGACATGGCGCGCGAGCGCATCAGCTTCCAGGGTCTGCCGGCACGTATCTGCTGGGTTGGCCTGGGCCTGCGCGCCAAGCTGGGCCTGGCGTTCAACGAAATGGTGCGCAGCGGCGAGCTGTCGGCACCGATCGTGATCGGCCGCGACCACCTGGACTCCGGTTCGGTATCGAGCCCGAACCGCGAAACCGAATCGATGCAGGACGGTTCCGATGCCGTGTCCGACTGGCCACTGCTCAACGCCCTGCTCAACACCGCGAGCGGCGCGACCTGGGTTTCCCTGCACCACGGCGGCGGCGTCGGCATGGGCTTCTCCCAGCACTCGGGCATGGTGATCGTCTGCGACGGTACCGACGAAGCGGCTGAGCGTATCGCTCGTGTCCTGCACAACGACCCGGCCACTGGCGTAATGCGCCACGCCGACGCCGGTTACCAGATCGCGATCGACTGCGCCAAAGAACAGGGCCTGAACCTGCCGATGATCACCGGCCAGTAA
- a CDS encoding class 1 fructose-bisphosphatase, with translation MSRVTLSRYLIEQTRSNNTPADLRFLIEVVARACKEISHAVSKGALGGVLGSMGTENVQGEVQKKLDVISNEILLEANEWGGHLAGMASEEMDNAYQIPGKYPKGAYLLVFDPLDGSSNIDINAPVGTIFSVLRCPNEYLTQNEPLNEKAFLQPGTQQVAAGYAIYGPQTMLVLTLGDGVKGFTLDREMGSFVLTHEDITIPAATQEFAINMSNQRHWEAPVQRYVEELLAGEEGPLKKNYNMRWVAAMVADVHRILTRGGLFMYPRDSREPSKPGKLRLMYEANPMSFLVEQAGGASTDGHQRILDIQPDGLHQRVAVFLGSKEEVERATAYHKE, from the coding sequence ATGTCCCGCGTTACCCTGAGTCGCTATTTGATCGAGCAGACCCGTAGCAACAACACTCCTGCCGATCTGCGTTTCCTGATCGAAGTAGTGGCGCGAGCTTGCAAGGAAATCAGCCACGCCGTCTCCAAAGGCGCCCTGGGCGGTGTTCTGGGCAGCATGGGCACTGAAAACGTGCAAGGCGAAGTGCAGAAGAAGCTCGACGTGATCTCCAACGAGATCCTGCTCGAAGCCAACGAATGGGGCGGTCACCTGGCCGGCATGGCGTCCGAAGAAATGGACAATGCCTACCAGATCCCGGGCAAGTACCCGAAAGGCGCATACCTGCTGGTATTCGACCCACTGGACGGTTCGTCGAACATCGACATCAACGCCCCGGTCGGCACGATCTTCTCGGTACTGCGTTGCCCGAACGAGTACCTGACCCAGAACGAACCCCTGAATGAAAAAGCCTTCCTGCAGCCAGGCACCCAGCAGGTAGCTGCCGGTTATGCCATCTATGGTCCACAGACCATGCTGGTGCTGACCCTGGGCGACGGCGTCAAGGGCTTCACCCTGGACCGCGAAATGGGCAGCTTCGTCCTGACCCACGAAGACATCACCATTCCTGCGGCCACTCAGGAATTCGCCATCAACATGTCCAACCAGCGTCACTGGGAAGCTCCGGTACAACGCTACGTGGAAGAGTTGCTGGCTGGCGAAGAAGGCCCGCTGAAAAAGAACTACAACATGCGTTGGGTTGCCGCGATGGTCGCGGACGTGCACCGCATCCTGACCCGTGGCGGTCTGTTCATGTACCCGCGCGACAGCCGCGAGCCGTCCAAGCCGGGCAAGCTGCGCCTGATGTACGAAGCCAACCCGATGTCGTTCCTGGTGGAACAGGCTGGCGGTGCGTCCACCGACGGTCACCAGCGCATCCTCGACATCCAGCCCGATGGCCTGCACCAGCGCGTAGCGGTGTTCCTCGGTTCGAAAGAAGAAGTCGAACGCGCCACGGCTTACCACAAGGAATAA
- the hutC gene encoding histidine utilization repressor, translating into MITQQIDSGNWPPHYRVPSESELVSQLGFSRMTINRALREMTADGLLVRMQGVGTFVAEPKSQSALFEVHNIADEIASRGHRHTCKVITLEEEAAGSERALALDMREGQKVFHSLIVHFENDIPVQIEDRFVNALVAPDYLKQDFTQQTPYAYLNQVAPLTEGEHVVEAILAESSECKLLQIEKGEPCLLIRRRTWSGRQPVTAARLIHPGSRHRLEGRFHK; encoded by the coding sequence ATGATCACCCAGCAGATCGACAGTGGAAACTGGCCGCCGCACTACCGTGTGCCGTCGGAAAGCGAGCTGGTCAGCCAGTTGGGTTTCAGCCGCATGACCATCAACCGCGCCCTGCGCGAGATGACGGCCGACGGCTTGTTGGTGCGCATGCAGGGCGTCGGCACCTTTGTCGCCGAACCCAAGAGCCAGTCCGCTCTGTTTGAAGTGCACAACATTGCCGATGAGATCGCCTCCCGTGGCCACCGCCACACCTGCAAGGTGATCACCCTGGAAGAAGAGGCTGCCGGTTCCGAGCGTGCGCTGGCGCTGGACATGCGCGAAGGGCAGAAGGTCTTCCACTCGCTGATCGTGCATTTCGAGAACGATATTCCGGTGCAGATCGAAGATCGCTTCGTCAACGCCCTGGTGGCGCCGGACTACCTCAAGCAAGACTTCACCCAACAAACGCCATACGCCTACCTGAACCAGGTGGCGCCCCTGACCGAGGGCGAGCACGTGGTCGAGGCGATCCTGGCCGAGTCCAGCGAGTGCAAGTTGCTGCAAATCGAAAAGGGCGAGCCCTGCCTGCTGATTCGTCGGCGCACCTGGTCGGGCCGCCAGCCGGTGACTGCCGCTCGCCTGATCCACCCCGGTTCCCGTCATCGCCTGGAAGGGCGGTTTCATAAATAA
- the hutH gene encoding histidine ammonia-lyase, whose amino-acid sequence MNVTALNLIPGQLSLAQLRAVYQQPVRVTLDDSASAQIDASVACVEQILAENRTAYGINTGFGLLASTRIASEDLENLQRSLVLSHAAGVGEPISDALVRLIMVLKVNSLSRGFSGIRRVVIDALITLINAEVYPHIPLKGSVGASGDLAPLAHMSLVLLGEGKARYKGEWLEATEALKVAGLAPLTLAAKEGLALLNGTQVSTAYALRGLFEGEDLFAGALALGGLTVEAVLGSRSPFDARIHAARGQKGQIDAAAAYRDLLGERSEVSDSHQNCDKVQDPYSLRCQPQVMGACLTQFRQAAEVLAVEANAVSDNPLVFASEGDVISGGNFHAEPVAMAADNMALAIAEIGSLSERRISLMMDKHMSQLPPFLVANGGVNSGFMIAQVTAAALASENKALAHPHSVDSLPTSANQEDHVSMAPAAGKRLWEMAENTRGVLAVEWLAACQGLDLRDGLKTSSKLEKARSTLRAKVPFYEKDRFFAPDINAASELLASRCLNELVTAKLLPSL is encoded by the coding sequence ATGAATGTGACTGCGCTGAACCTAATCCCAGGCCAACTGAGCCTTGCCCAACTGCGTGCCGTGTATCAGCAGCCGGTGCGTGTGACCCTGGACGACAGTGCTTCGGCACAGATCGACGCCAGCGTGGCCTGCGTGGAACAGATCCTCGCGGAAAACCGCACCGCCTACGGCATCAACACCGGTTTCGGCCTGCTGGCCTCGACCCGCATTGCCAGCGAAGACCTGGAAAACCTGCAGCGCTCCCTGGTGCTGTCCCACGCCGCCGGTGTTGGCGAGCCGATCAGCGATGCGCTGGTGCGCCTGATCATGGTGCTCAAGGTCAACAGCCTGAGCCGTGGTTTCTCCGGTATTCGCCGGGTGGTGATCGACGCCTTGATCACCCTGATCAATGCCGAGGTGTACCCGCACATCCCGCTCAAAGGCTCGGTCGGTGCATCCGGTGACCTCGCGCCCCTGGCCCACATGTCGCTGGTCCTGCTGGGCGAAGGCAAGGCCCGTTACAAGGGTGAATGGCTGGAAGCGACCGAGGCGCTGAAAGTCGCCGGCCTGGCGCCGCTGACCCTGGCTGCCAAAGAAGGCCTGGCGCTGCTGAACGGCACCCAGGTATCGACGGCCTACGCCCTGCGTGGTCTGTTTGAAGGTGAAGATCTGTTCGCCGGTGCCCTGGCACTGGGCGGCCTGACCGTGGAAGCCGTGCTGGGTTCGCGCTCGCCGTTTGACGCACGCATCCACGCTGCCCGTGGCCAGAAGGGCCAGATCGACGCGGCCGCAGCCTACCGCGACCTGCTGGGCGAGCGCAGTGAAGTGTCTGATTCGCACCAGAACTGCGACAAGGTCCAGGACCCGTACTCCCTGCGTTGCCAGCCGCAAGTCATGGGCGCCTGCCTGACCCAGTTCCGCCAGGCCGCTGAAGTGCTGGCCGTCGAAGCCAACGCCGTGTCCGACAACCCGCTGGTTTTCGCCAGCGAAGGCGATGTGATCTCCGGCGGCAACTTCCACGCCGAGCCAGTGGCGATGGCCGCTGACAACATGGCCCTGGCCATCGCGGAAATCGGCTCCCTGAGCGAGCGCCGCATTTCGTTGATGATGGACAAGCACATGTCGCAACTGCCGCCGTTCCTGGTGGCCAACGGTGGCGTCAACTCCGGCTTCATGATCGCCCAGGTGACTGCGGCGGCCCTGGCCAGCGAAAACAAGGCCCTGGCGCACCCGCATTCGGTAGATAGCCTGCCGACTTCGGCCAACCAGGAAGACCACGTGTCCATGGCCCCGGCGGCAGGTAAGCGCCTGTGGGAAATGGCTGAAAACACCCGTGGCGTTCTCGCAGTCGAGTGGCTGGCTGCCTGCCAGGGCCTGGACCTGCGCGACGGCCTGAAAACCTCGTCGAAACTGGAAAAAGCCCGCAGCACCTTGCGCGCCAAAGTGCCGTTCTACGAGAAGGACCGCTTCTTCGCGCCGGACATCAACGCCGCCAGCGAGCTGCTGGCTTCGCGTTGCTTGAATGAACTGGTGACGGCGAAGTTGCTGCCGAGCCTGTAA
- a CDS encoding methyl-accepting chemotaxis protein: MKQWKVRTHLLLLAGTLLTSLMCIGALGLYGMRSTVQGLETVYLDRVIPLQDLKKISALYSVQIVDAIHKARDGIYTAAQAAEQISLALPEIEQLWLNYQSTHLIADEVQLIDEITPLMQATEAPLRHLQALLNSRDLSISNPNLERFAARQLYPLIDPLTSLFSQLTDVQLQEARKQYEFSHARYDFYMKLEAIVLALTLLFASLYAAIFCARLLRYLGAEPHELAAISTHIAQGQLFDPPTITATTTGVMQSVEAMRRSLRTMIGKIREASRHIEASTKSLGTSSEQGLKQAAEQTSAASSIAAAAEQMSANITHIAESAVQARDTTQKAEQITVQGIATMDRSIIEMQQIAQLVTQTSSDLDQLTLHSNSIGKIVDVIHSIAEQTNLLALNAAIEAARAGDQGRGFAVVAEEVRELAIRTTRSTAEIVKLVSTIQSGMRKANNSMSAGRERVLQGQQLIDSAGASMNDVKGALDQSLDAVRQISHALQEQRVASEDVARNVETVAQRVEENVSAQQDVVTTTHALKRMSSELEDTVRGFTLERE, encoded by the coding sequence ATGAAACAGTGGAAAGTCAGAACCCATCTCCTACTGCTTGCCGGCACCCTGCTGACCAGCTTGATGTGCATCGGCGCACTCGGGCTGTACGGGATGCGCTCCACAGTCCAGGGACTGGAGACGGTCTACCTCGACCGGGTCATCCCGCTGCAAGACTTGAAGAAAATTTCCGCGCTGTATTCCGTGCAGATCGTCGACGCCATACACAAGGCCCGGGACGGCATCTACACCGCAGCACAAGCGGCGGAGCAGATCAGCCTGGCGCTGCCGGAGATCGAACAACTCTGGCTCAACTACCAGTCGACGCACTTGATTGCCGACGAAGTGCAACTGATCGACGAAATCACCCCGCTGATGCAGGCAACCGAAGCTCCGCTGCGGCATTTGCAGGCGCTACTGAACAGTAGGGACCTCTCAATCTCAAACCCGAACCTGGAGCGCTTCGCCGCCCGACAGCTCTACCCCTTGATCGACCCGTTGACCTCACTGTTTTCGCAACTGACCGACGTTCAACTGCAAGAGGCCCGAAAACAGTACGAGTTCAGTCACGCCCGCTACGATTTCTATATGAAGCTGGAGGCTATAGTCCTGGCGCTGACGCTGCTGTTCGCCAGCCTCTACGCCGCGATATTTTGCGCCAGACTGCTGCGCTACCTCGGTGCCGAGCCTCACGAACTGGCCGCCATCAGCACGCACATCGCTCAGGGCCAGCTCTTCGATCCGCCAACCATCACCGCAACCACTACGGGGGTCATGCAGTCCGTCGAGGCGATGCGGCGCAGCCTGCGTACCATGATCGGCAAAATTCGCGAGGCCTCGCGGCACATCGAGGCCTCGACGAAAAGCCTCGGCACCTCGTCCGAGCAAGGCCTGAAACAGGCCGCCGAACAAACCAGTGCAGCGTCTTCGATTGCCGCGGCCGCTGAACAGATGTCGGCCAACATCACCCACATCGCCGAGAGTGCCGTACAAGCGCGCGATACCACGCAAAAAGCCGAACAGATCACCGTCCAGGGCATTGCCACCATGGACCGATCCATCATCGAAATGCAGCAAATCGCGCAGTTGGTGACCCAGACATCGAGCGATCTCGATCAACTGACCCTGCATTCCAATTCCATCGGGAAAATCGTCGACGTGATCCACAGCATCGCCGAACAAACCAACCTGCTCGCACTCAATGCCGCCATCGAGGCCGCCCGGGCCGGGGACCAAGGCCGCGGGTTTGCCGTAGTCGCCGAAGAAGTACGCGAGCTGGCGATCCGCACGACCCGCTCCACCGCCGAGATCGTGAAGCTGGTGAGTACGATCCAGAGCGGCATGCGCAAAGCGAACAACAGCATGAGCGCCGGTCGTGAGCGGGTGCTTCAGGGCCAGCAACTGATCGACAGTGCTGGCGCATCGATGAATGATGTAAAAGGCGCGCTGGATCAGTCACTCGACGCGGTCAGGCAGATTTCCCACGCCTTGCAGGAGCAACGTGTAGCCAGTGAGGACGTCGCGCGCAATGTGGAAACCGTCGCCCAGCGTGTTGAGGAAAATGTCTCGGCACAACAGGACGTCGTGACAACCACTCATGCGCTCAAACGGATGTCGAGTGAGCTGGAAGACACCGTTCGAGGCTTCACCCTCGAACGGGAATAA
- a CDS encoding lipocalin family protein, which yields MMRFVLVLLAGLFLAGCATSGDDSLAPKTANNVNLKRYQGKWYELARMPMYFQRNCAQSEAHYALKPDGDMDVLNRCLTPEWTWEEARGTATPQVPGKTDKLWVNFDNWFTRLLPGVVKGDYWVLYVSDDYQTAIVGNPNRRYLWLLSRKPEVNAETREELLSRARQQGYDTTRLIWRVSDTRMAKTSK from the coding sequence ATGATGCGGTTTGTATTAGTTCTTTTAGCCGGTCTGTTCTTGGCCGGCTGTGCCACCTCTGGCGATGATTCGCTGGCACCGAAAACGGCCAATAACGTCAACCTCAAGCGTTACCAGGGCAAATGGTACGAGTTGGCGCGCATGCCCATGTACTTCCAGCGCAACTGCGCCCAGTCCGAGGCCCATTACGCCCTCAAGCCTGACGGCGACATGGACGTGCTCAACCGCTGCCTGACGCCAGAATGGACCTGGGAAGAAGCCCGGGGCACGGCGACGCCGCAGGTGCCGGGCAAGACCGACAAGCTGTGGGTGAATTTCGATAACTGGTTTACCCGCCTGTTGCCGGGAGTGGTCAAGGGCGATTACTGGGTGCTGTACGTCAGCGATGACTATCAGACCGCGATCGTCGGCAACCCCAACCGCCGCTACCTCTGGCTGCTGTCACGCAAGCCGGAGGTCAACGCCGAGACCCGTGAAGAACTGCTGAGCAGGGCGCGTCAGCAGGGCTACGACACCACTCGCCTGATCTGGCGTGTGTCGGATACGCGGATGGCCAAGACCTCGAAGTAA
- a CDS encoding HutD/Ves family protein encodes MSQLKVLRAADYPRMPWKNGGGSTEEITRDAGTGLDGFGWRLSIADIGESGGFSTFAGYQRVITVLQGAGMRLTVDGEDTRPLLPLDPFAFSGESQVSCTLLGGAIRDFNLIYAPQRYSARLQWLEGEQRFFTAAGSVLVFSVTEQLEVRLSEGPQQLGRHDCLQLDANRGLLEISVNGPCCVIELTQHR; translated from the coding sequence ATGAGTCAGTTGAAGGTCTTGCGCGCGGCCGACTATCCGCGCATGCCGTGGAAGAATGGCGGCGGTAGCACTGAAGAAATCACCCGCGATGCGGGCACCGGCCTGGACGGTTTCGGCTGGCGCCTGTCGATTGCCGATATCGGCGAGTCGGGCGGCTTCTCTACCTTCGCCGGTTATCAGCGGGTGATTACCGTGCTGCAAGGCGCGGGCATGCGCTTGACGGTCGACGGCGAGGACACGCGCCCACTGTTACCGCTGGATCCCTTTGCCTTCAGCGGCGAGAGCCAGGTGTCGTGCACCCTGCTGGGTGGCGCGATCCGCGACTTCAACCTGATCTATGCGCCGCAGCGTTATAGTGCGCGGCTGCAGTGGTTGGAGGGTGAGCAGCGTTTCTTTACTGCAGCGGGCAGCGTGTTGGTGTTCAGTGTCACCGAGCAACTTGAAGTCAGGCTGAGTGAAGGTCCCCAGCAACTGGGTCGCCATGATTGCCTGCAACTGGACGCTAACCGCGGCTTGCTGGAAATTTCCGTCAATGGCCCCTGCTGCGTGATCGAGTTGACGCAGCACCGGTAA